One region of Streptococcus parasanguinis genomic DNA includes:
- a CDS encoding F390 synthetase-related protein — MKKTVFLKTFIETRWCHRFRSKEALKRYQDKQLARYHAFITSQSPYFQTHSPESFGTMDKSFMMTHFNELNTLGVDRDQALEMAIRGEQTRDFTEMNGEVAVGLSSGTSGHRGVFVTTEKERSMWAAAILAKMLPKGKLFGHRIAFFLRADNELYQTINSGLIRLEYFDIFKDSKEHLERLKDYQPTIVVAPASTLIELANFVSNQQLAIQPVKVVSVAEILEDRDAQTIAKAFQLDKVDQVYQATEGFLACTCSEGNLHLNEDILYVEKEYLDDNRFYPIITDFKRTSQPIYRYRLNDILVEEKSPCPCGSVFTRIAKIEGRSDDIFYFKKEDGSSQMIYPDFIRRCILFVENIQDYQVTQLADGSITIALSHRTESMEQAIFAQFELLAQQKQFILPSIQFIDYQWDPTRKLKRVQRLQ, encoded by the coding sequence ATGAAAAAAACAGTCTTTCTAAAAACCTTTATTGAAACTAGATGGTGCCATCGATTCCGTTCAAAAGAGGCCTTGAAGCGATACCAAGATAAACAATTGGCACGCTACCATGCATTTATCACTTCTCAATCCCCCTATTTTCAAACCCATTCTCCCGAATCCTTTGGAACCATGGATAAATCGTTTATGATGACACATTTCAATGAACTCAATACCCTAGGGGTGGATCGAGATCAGGCTTTAGAAATGGCGATTCGCGGAGAACAGACGCGAGATTTTACTGAGATGAATGGAGAAGTAGCAGTAGGCTTGTCTTCTGGGACTTCAGGCCACCGAGGAGTTTTTGTCACCACAGAAAAAGAAAGAAGTATGTGGGCTGCAGCGATTCTAGCCAAGATGCTACCGAAAGGAAAACTGTTTGGTCATCGCATTGCCTTTTTCTTACGAGCGGACAATGAACTCTATCAAACCATTAATTCAGGCCTTATTCGCTTGGAATATTTTGATATTTTCAAGGATAGCAAGGAGCATTTAGAGCGCCTCAAAGACTATCAACCAACCATTGTGGTTGCACCAGCTTCAACCTTGATTGAGTTGGCTAACTTTGTCAGCAATCAGCAACTTGCGATCCAACCCGTCAAGGTTGTCTCTGTCGCAGAGATCCTAGAAGATCGAGATGCACAGACCATCGCCAAAGCTTTTCAACTAGACAAGGTTGATCAGGTCTACCAAGCGACAGAAGGGTTTTTAGCTTGTACCTGTTCAGAAGGCAATCTACATCTCAACGAAGATATTTTGTATGTCGAAAAAGAGTATCTAGATGATAACCGCTTTTATCCGATTATTACGGATTTCAAACGAACGAGCCAACCCATCTATCGCTACCGCCTCAATGATATTTTGGTGGAAGAAAAGTCCCCTTGCCCTTGTGGTTCCGTCTTTACTCGAATCGCAAAGATTGAAGGACGATCGGACGATATCTTCTATTTCAAAAAAGAAGATGGCAGCAGCCAGATGATCTATCCGGATTTTATTCGCCGGTGCATTTTATTCGTCGAAAATATTCAGGACTATCAAGTAACTCAGTTGGCAGATGGATCCATTACCATTGCCTTGAGTCACCGGACAGAGTCTATGGAGCAAGCAATCTTTGCTCAATTTGAACTCTTAGCTCAGCAAAAACAATTCATTCTCCCAAGTATTCAATTTATCGATTACCAATGGGACCCAACACGTAAATTAAAACGTGTTCAACGACTTCAATAA
- a CDS encoding 3-oxoacyl-[acyl-carrier-protein] synthase III C-terminal domain-containing protein yields MTTVKRHLQIKGYGTALPAHTVTFKDQTRYRVKEGEETQIDLAARAIEAALNHAGLEMADIDCLVSASAVGVQPIPCTAALIHERVAKGLTIPAMDINTTCTSFVSALSTVSYLIEGGEYQRVLIVSSEVGSLGLNPKQKESFELFSDGAAAFIFEATKEDKGIIASMQRTWSEGAHDTEIRGGLTAYHPKLYSEATKTDFMFDMKGKKILLLSARVIPEMFQEFQEKSGISKDAVDYIIPHQASRALPLVMDKLGVGKDKYLNIVSDYGNMVSVAVPFGLAYALDHGYVKEGDTIFLMGTAAGMTVNMLALKL; encoded by the coding sequence ATGACTACTGTAAAAAGACATTTGCAAATTAAAGGCTATGGAACAGCGCTTCCAGCTCATACAGTGACTTTCAAAGACCAGACTCGTTACCGCGTGAAAGAAGGAGAAGAAACACAGATTGATCTTGCAGCCCGTGCGATCGAAGCTGCTTTAAACCATGCGGGTCTTGAAATGGCAGACATCGACTGCCTGGTTTCGGCTAGTGCAGTTGGTGTTCAGCCCATCCCTTGTACAGCTGCTTTGATCCATGAGCGCGTGGCCAAGGGACTGACGATTCCTGCCATGGATATCAATACTACCTGTACCAGTTTTGTATCTGCTTTAAGCACCGTTTCTTATCTGATTGAAGGTGGAGAATACCAACGGGTGCTGATTGTATCCAGTGAAGTAGGGAGCCTAGGGCTGAATCCTAAACAAAAAGAAAGCTTTGAATTGTTTAGTGATGGAGCTGCAGCCTTTATTTTTGAAGCAACAAAGGAAGATAAAGGAATCATTGCCAGTATGCAACGTACCTGGTCTGAGGGAGCCCATGACACCGAAATTCGTGGTGGTTTGACAGCTTATCATCCGAAATTATACTCTGAAGCAACCAAGACTGATTTCATGTTTGATATGAAAGGGAAGAAGATCCTTTTACTTTCTGCCCGTGTTATTCCAGAAATGTTCCAAGAATTCCAAGAGAAATCAGGCATTTCTAAAGATGCTGTAGACTATATTATTCCTCACCAAGCAAGTCGCGCCTTACCACTTGTCATGGACAAATTAGGCGTCGGCAAAGACAAGTACCTCAATATTGTCAGTGATTATGGAAATATGGTTTCGGTAGCCGTACCTTTCGGACTAGCCTATGCACTGGATCATGGCTATGTGAAGGAAGGAGATACCATCTTCTTGATGGGAACTGCAGCAGGGATGACGGTCAATATGTTGGCACTGAAACTTTAA
- a CDS encoding putative DNA-binding protein, producing MEIEKTNRMNALFEFYAALLTDKQMNYIELYYADDYSLAEIAEEFGVSRQAVYDNIKRTEKILEDYEMKLHMYSDYIVRSQIFDQILERYPEDTFLQEQVEILSSIDNRE from the coding sequence ATGGAAATTGAGAAAACCAACCGAATGAATGCGCTCTTTGAGTTTTATGCAGCGCTCTTGACGGACAAGCAGATGAATTATATCGAGCTCTATTACGCAGATGACTACAGCTTGGCTGAAATTGCAGAAGAGTTTGGAGTGAGCCGTCAGGCGGTCTATGACAATATTAAACGTACAGAAAAGATTTTGGAAGACTACGAAATGAAACTCCATATGTATTCCGATTACATTGTTCGTAGTCAGATTTTTGATCAGATTTTAGAACGCTATCCGGAAGATACTTTTCTACAAGAGCAGGTTGAAATTTTATCAAGCATTGACAATCGAGAGTGA
- a CDS encoding 2-oxoglutarate:acceptor oxidoreductase has product MGSLVIYQGIPCKLLVAEEVFPTRLQIISPNDISQAMRIGFSCWGYPNEIMKEVTPEELECLQHFGRFPLN; this is encoded by the coding sequence ATGGGCAGTCTCGTCATTTATCAAGGAATACCTTGCAAACTATTAGTCGCAGAGGAAGTATTTCCTACTCGACTACAGATTATCTCGCCCAATGATATCTCCCAAGCTATGCGAATAGGTTTTAGCTGTTGGGGATATCCAAATGAAATCATGAAAGAAGTCACACCCGAAGAACTAGAATGTTTGCAACATTTCGGACGATTTCCACTGAATTGA
- the ffh gene encoding signal recognition particle protein yields the protein MAFESLTERLQNVFKNLRKKGKISEADVQEATKEIRLALLEADVALPVVKDFIKRVRERAVGHEVIETLNPAQQIVKIVDEELTAILGSETAEIIKSPKIPTIIMMVGLQGAGKTTFAGKLANKLVKEEKARPLMIAADIYRPAAIDQLKTLGQQINVPVFSLGTEVPAVEIVRQGLEQARANHNDYVLIDTAGRLQIDEKLMGELRDVKALAEPNEILLVVDAMIGQEAANVAREFNEQLEVTGVILTKIDGDTRGGAALSVRQITGKPIKFTGTGEKITDIETFHPDRMSGRILGMGDMLTLIEKASQEYDEKRSLELAEKMRENTFDFNDFIDQLDQVQNMGPMEDLLKMLPGMANNPAMKNLKVDEREIARKRAIVSSMTPAERENPDLLNPSRRRRIAAGSGNSFVEVNKFIKDFNQAKQMMQGVLSGDMNKMMKQMGLNPNNMPKNMPGGTPDMSALEGMMGQGGMPDLSALGGGAGMPDMSQMFGGGLKGKAGEFMMKRAMNKMAKQMRKNKKKRK from the coding sequence ATGGCATTTGAAAGTTTAACCGAACGTTTACAAAACGTCTTTAAAAATCTTCGTAAGAAAGGGAAAATCTCTGAAGCAGATGTCCAAGAAGCGACCAAAGAGATTCGTCTAGCCCTCTTAGAGGCCGACGTTGCCCTTCCTGTTGTAAAAGACTTCATCAAACGGGTCCGCGAGCGAGCTGTAGGTCATGAAGTCATCGAAACCTTGAACCCTGCCCAACAAATCGTGAAGATTGTCGATGAAGAATTGACAGCGATTTTGGGTTCAGAAACAGCAGAAATTATCAAATCTCCAAAGATTCCAACCATTATCATGATGGTCGGTCTTCAAGGGGCTGGTAAAACAACTTTTGCTGGGAAATTAGCTAACAAATTAGTCAAGGAAGAAAAAGCGCGTCCTTTGATGATTGCGGCCGATATTTATCGTCCAGCGGCCATCGACCAGTTGAAGACCCTTGGTCAACAGATCAATGTCCCTGTCTTCTCACTTGGTACAGAAGTCCCTGCAGTAGAGATCGTTCGCCAAGGTTTGGAGCAGGCAAGAGCCAATCACAATGACTATGTCTTGATCGATACGGCTGGTCGTCTGCAAATCGACGAAAAACTCATGGGCGAGTTGCGCGACGTCAAAGCCCTTGCCGAGCCAAACGAAATCCTCTTGGTTGTCGATGCCATGATTGGTCAAGAGGCAGCCAATGTGGCGCGTGAGTTCAATGAACAACTCGAAGTAACTGGGGTCATCTTGACCAAGATCGATGGGGATACCCGTGGTGGTGCGGCCCTTTCTGTCCGTCAGATTACTGGGAAGCCAATCAAATTCACTGGTACTGGTGAAAAAATCACTGATATCGAAACCTTCCACCCAGACCGTATGTCTGGTCGGATCCTCGGTATGGGGGATATGCTGACGTTGATCGAGAAGGCTTCTCAAGAATACGATGAGAAACGTTCGCTTGAACTCGCTGAGAAGATGCGAGAAAACACCTTTGATTTCAACGACTTCATCGATCAGTTAGACCAAGTCCAAAACATGGGACCAATGGAAGACCTGCTCAAGATGCTTCCAGGCATGGCCAATAACCCAGCCATGAAGAACCTCAAGGTCGATGAACGAGAAATTGCTCGCAAACGTGCGATCGTATCATCCATGACACCAGCTGAACGGGAAAATCCAGATTTGTTAAATCCAAGCCGTCGTCGTCGGATTGCGGCTGGTTCAGGAAACAGCTTTGTCGAAGTCAATAAATTCATCAAGGACTTTAACCAAGCCAAACAGATGATGCAAGGCGTCCTCTCTGGCGATATGAACAAGATGATGAAACAAATGGGGCTCAATCCAAATAACATGCCGAAGAATATGCCTGGTGGCACGCCTGATATGTCTGCCCTCGAAGGCATGATGGGACAAGGTGGCATGCCTGACTTGTCAGCTCTTGGCGGAGGCGCTGGAATGCCTGACATGAGCCAAATGTTTGGCGGTGGTCTCAAAGGAAAAGCCGGTGAATTTATGATGAAACGGGCGATGAACAAGATGGCCAAACAAATGCGCAAAAATAAGAAAAAACGGAAATAA
- a CDS encoding alpha/beta hydrolase, with protein sequence MLKKLFQQLIRFFARLFSSHSKPFEFPKGSKKPPIRPIIFVPGSSASIQRFNGTIRMLHRFSRKKQSLLKIKVNKDDSIEMEGRLNTKEPNPMIVIGFENNRDGYSNIKQQIESLKIALTYLLDHYHFTDFKAVGHSNGGLVLTGLLESGFLEKKKVTVTKLAIIGSPYRFNQEMYDDFQTWKHRLGKEVEVLNFVGSFAGKSDGIVPLSSAQAAQSIFDNQAYTEVNLNGRNAHHSALPTNPDLVKQLSLFLNL encoded by the coding sequence ATGTTAAAAAAACTATTTCAACAACTCATTCGTTTCTTTGCAAGATTGTTTTCTTCGCACAGCAAGCCCTTTGAATTCCCAAAAGGGTCGAAGAAACCACCGATTAGACCAATCATCTTTGTACCTGGGAGTTCAGCCAGTATACAGCGATTCAACGGAACCATTCGCATGCTCCATCGCTTTTCTAGAAAAAAGCAGAGTCTCTTAAAAATAAAAGTCAACAAAGATGATTCTATAGAGATGGAAGGAAGACTAAATACAAAAGAGCCGAATCCGATGATTGTGATTGGCTTTGAGAACAATCGAGATGGCTACAGCAATATCAAGCAGCAAATCGAATCCCTTAAGATAGCTCTAACCTACCTTCTTGATCACTATCATTTTACAGACTTCAAGGCAGTAGGGCATTCTAATGGTGGACTGGTTTTGACTGGTTTATTGGAAAGTGGCTTTTTAGAGAAAAAGAAGGTAACCGTAACCAAGTTGGCTATTATTGGAAGTCCTTACCGTTTCAATCAAGAGATGTATGACGATTTTCAAACATGGAAGCATCGTCTGGGAAAAGAAGTAGAAGTTCTTAATTTTGTTGGTAGCTTTGCTGGAAAATCAGATGGCATCGTTCCTCTCTCTAGTGCACAAGCAGCACAATCTATTTTTGACAATCAGGCCTATACAGAAGTGAATTTAAACGGTCGCAACGCTCATCATTCAGCTTTACCCACTAATCCAGATCTAGTGAAACAATTAAGTCTATTTTTGAATCTATAG
- a CDS encoding acetylxylan esterase, which translates to MKDPKLLETMKVYKGRDEVPVDFDAFWDQALAKMTELPEYKLEERDFSIPNVACYELTFKGTRNGLVYSRMILPKTDQKVPVIFHFHGYMGRCWDWADMLAYTVAGYGVVSMDVRGQSGYSTDGDRSPLGNTVKGQIIRGAVEGQDQLFYKDVYLDLYQLIEIVAILPQVDDSKLASYGASQGGALALVAAGLNPRIQRTVAIYPFLSDFRRVLEIGNTSEAYDELFRYFKFHDPFHETEDRLMQTLAYIDVKNFAHRIKGQVHMITGLDDDVCYPETQFAIYNRLEGPKEHLIMPEYAHEAMNVQVNDRVYNWLCGSKIPFRYVEK; encoded by the coding sequence ATGAAAGATCCTAAATTACTAGAGACAATGAAAGTATACAAGGGACGGGATGAGGTTCCCGTAGATTTTGATGCTTTTTGGGATCAAGCCCTAGCAAAGATGACTGAACTTCCTGAATACAAGCTTGAAGAACGAGATTTCAGCATTCCAAATGTTGCTTGTTATGAATTAACATTTAAAGGAACCAGAAATGGCCTTGTCTATTCAAGAATGATCCTTCCAAAAACGGACCAAAAGGTTCCAGTTATTTTCCATTTTCACGGCTATATGGGTCGTTGTTGGGATTGGGCTGATATGTTAGCTTATACAGTAGCCGGCTATGGTGTTGTATCAATGGACGTGAGAGGCCAATCAGGTTATTCAACAGACGGAGATCGCTCACCGCTTGGAAATACCGTAAAAGGACAGATTATCCGCGGAGCCGTGGAAGGTCAGGACCAGCTCTTTTATAAGGATGTCTATTTAGATCTTTACCAGTTAATTGAAATTGTAGCCATCCTCCCTCAAGTAGATGACAGCAAACTTGCCAGCTACGGAGCATCTCAAGGCGGTGCCCTTGCTCTGGTTGCTGCTGGATTAAATCCCCGAATCCAACGAACAGTCGCCATTTATCCATTCTTATCGGATTTCAGACGGGTATTAGAGATCGGAAATACCAGTGAGGCCTATGACGAGCTTTTCCGTTATTTCAAGTTCCATGATCCATTCCATGAAACGGAAGATCGTTTGATGCAGACTTTGGCCTATATTGATGTAAAAAATTTTGCCCATCGTATCAAAGGACAGGTTCACATGATTACAGGTCTAGATGATGATGTCTGTTATCCTGAAACGCAGTTTGCCATTTATAATCGATTAGAAGGTCCAAAAGAGCATTTAATCATGCCAGAATATGCCCACGAAGCTATGAATGTTCAAGTCAATGATCGAGTCTATAATTGGCTCTGTGGTAGCAAGATTCCATTTCGATATGTAGAAAAATAA